In Phocoena phocoena chromosome 3, mPhoPho1.1, whole genome shotgun sequence, the DNA window TCTGCTCACAGAATCACACTGGCAACGCCCGCTTTCCAGGTgctcttcatatttttattacatcaaTAAATAGGGGAGATGCTGGTAAGCACACTAACACATCAGCTCTTGCGCATTTGGGTCTATACTTCCAGTTTCTTTACTTACAGACTTAATCTTTCATCATTCCTTCTGTAAGAAACACTTGTTTGCATCCTGGAATTTTCACTTACATCATATCTTCTATGTTGCTATAtagctttcaattcttttcatttctaaaaagtaCCTACAGAATATAGTGGATATGACAATATTTATTCCCTTCTTATTGGGCATTTAGGATGTTCGCAAACTTTTGCTactataaatatttgctattatttgtaacactttgaacatctttatgccTTTGTCTTCATTTGGAACTACTGGGCCAGGGAGTGTGGACATTTGCAAAGTTCTTGGTAAAGTTCTTGTGACCTGCAGCTTTCCCAAAGTGTGTGCCAGTGTGCTCCAGTCAAGATATCTGTCTCCCATTACCTTCCAATCAAATTCCTTTGCTGGTGACAGTGTAGACATGGGTCCTGAGGCCCTTAGGCCTCACAGTTGCACTGGAGATTTTCAGTAAAGGTGTCTGCTTTCCAACTCTGAGAATAAACTTACTTCCCAATCCTGTAGGAAAAACTCCAGCCCTCAAAGAACCGCTGGCTGAAGTATCTGGAAAGGGACTCCAAAGAACTGCAGCTGGAAGAAGGAGGAATGTGTTTCAACAGACAGCCCTCATCCAAGAGAGAGAAGCCAGACCCTCCCTTCAGTACAGGCCTGCCTAGAAAAAGGTGCCAAGCTAGTAGCTAATCCAGCCCTCACCCATGCCCACCTTGCTGACCTATGGTTGGGGGTACTGACGAGCAGCTTCCTGTGGTCAGCAGGAAGCCTGACGGATGTGAGCCAGCAGGCGCCATCACCGCAGGCCCTCTGGCGTGGCCAGGTACCAGGTGCAGCCAGTGCAGAGGTGAGGGCTAGGCAGGATTCCAGTGGGGGTGCCTTTTATGATGCTCACTGAATTCTGAACATCTAGACTGCACTGACCTCAGGGAAGAGCTTAAGGGCAAGGTTGAGAAAGTGAAGTGGGGCCAGAGAAGCCGACAGGCCTGGGAACCTTTAGCTGAGAGCAGGAAAGACCTGACTTTCATGGGTCTCTTCTCCAGTCTTAATCTGCATTTCagtgagctttcttttttttttttttgaagatttatttatttatttttggctgcatctggtCTTGGAtgcagcactcgggatcttcactgaggcatgcaggatctttcattgtggcacccaggcccttcattgtggtgcacgggcttctctctagttgtggcatgtgggttttctcttctttatttgcagcatgcaggttttctctctgtagttgtggcgcacaggctccagggtgtgtggtctctgtagttgtggcgtgtgggttccagagtgcgtgggctctgtagtttgcagcgtgtgagctcagtacttgtggcgtgCGGGCCTACTTGCCCCATGGCACATGGGGTCCTAattcctgtgtcccctgcattggaaggcggattctttaccactggaccaccagggaagtccctcagtgagTTTTCTGAGAGACTGCCTCATCTAGATTAGGATGGCTCTTCCAGGGCAGATGCTATTGGGAGGTAGATTCCAGTTCAGAATAAGAACTTTCTAGCAACTACAAGCTATAGAGCAGAGAAATTGACTGCCTTAGATGTCATTAGACAACCTGTTGTTGGCAGTGGGACAGAAGCTGAGCAGCCAGTTGGGAAGCTATAAGGGATGGCAAGGTCCCTACCTGTGCTAGGTGTCAGACCAGGTGACCACCAAGTCAGACTAAGGGTCACTGCTCAATGGTagaactgggtttttttttttaatttttattgaaatatagttgatttacaatgttgtgttaatttcaggtgtacagcaaagtgattccgtttatttatatatatctctttttgagattcttttccattgtaattACAAGACTGGATTCTTGACAGCACTTTTCCTCTGCCAGGAAATGGAGCCAGAGCACAGTCCAGCCTCCATGCAGCCCTAATATCCAGGACTCCAGAAACTGTGAGGTCACCTTGAAGTCCCTGAAGGTCAGTGATTGAGGACAGTGTCCCAGTGGCCATTGAGCAGACGcaggatttttaaattgttttgtggACAATTAAAGTATCAGACTTACATCCCCTAAAAGCCCAACTTCCCGCATGGGTGTCTTGTTTTCTGTGTCTTAAGCCAACTCCTTTCTCTGGCCTGCACTGTTTCCCTGCCACGCTCCTCCTGTCACTGATGTTAACTCGGGGTCAGAAGGGCAGCTTGATGCCTTGGAGGCAATCAAGGTTGATCAGTAGGGCTTTTCTGCATCAGGACCGTTCCCTTCATTCTGCATGGAGTACCGGGTCTTTGTCAGACTGTTCAGCTTGGGACCTGCCCTGGGTTTCTGAGGAACTGTCACCTTCATTTATCCAGGTGGGTTCTTGTGCATTTGAGGCACTCTCTTCACCTAGGACCTGCTCTTGTTCCTGATGCTTCAAACCTAGACCTTCCAGGCCGCAGAATGCAGGTTTTGCTTTATGCCACAGGCACCCAGGCAGAGGAACTCTGCCAAGCATTTGTCACTGCCATGCCCCAACATAGGCCAGGGTCGTCCTGGCCGGCTTCAGACAGTAGTGGAGAGTGCCCGTCCAAAGCCAAGAGGCAGTGATCAAACCCTGGTGTTGCTACTAACTAGCTATGTGACCCCCAGGTAAGGATGTGGCCCTGAATCTCTAAATTATAATGAGTGTGACAGTTACTGATGTACCAGTCCCAGGGCTAAACATTTTTTATGCACTAATTCTTACCACAAGCCTGTTTTGTTTTGAAGGTGAAGAACTAAGGCTGGTGAAGGTTCAGTTGAGGTCACAGCaaatcagtggcagagctggcagTCTCGAATCACTAACAACTGCCCACAGAGCCTCTTCCATACTGCCTGGGGGTGGTGATGCAGGGTCCCTCCTGTCATTGCTTGCAAATTCCTTTGTAGGCAGtgaaatccaatttttttttttttttaactttagaatttttttatacatcaggttcttattagtcatccattttatacacatcagtgtataaatgtcaatcccaatcgcccaattcatcacaccaccaccccaccccccgccactttccccccttggtgtctacacatttgttctctacatctgtgtctctatttctgccctgcaaaccggttcatctgtaccatttttctaggagtgAAACCCAATTTTCAATGCATCCTCGTTTTCTGAGGTAGAAGGGAGAAGCCAGGCCTCTGTCACTGTCATGTCCCCTGGGGTATTCTGTGCAGCCACTTGTACAGCTTCAAAACCCTGAACATGGTTCTAGAGAGACCTTCCCAGCTGCCTGGCAATAAGCACATGGTCTTTCCAGGTGGTCTCTAGGGCCCTTCCTGCTTGCACCCCTCAGGCACTCCCTCACCTGATGCTAAGGTCCCCATGACATACCCTGATTACAGGAGAACATCTTCCTTTTTTGGGAAGCCTGGTCATGGAATTTGGCAGAGGATTTGGAGTGACGGAGAGGGCATTTATTTGCTGTGCTTTGCTAAACCTCAAAATCAAGGCATGTCCCTAGCCTGCCAGGCTACAGAATAGTAGACAGCACAGAGCAGAAAGTGTCAGCACCCAGAGGTACAGTCAAGGACTAGTACAGGCACAGGACCTCCTCTCCTTGTCCCTTGAGCCTGCTGGGCATTCTTCTGAATGGAGAACATGGCCATCATCTTGTGTTTCCACCTCAGGACCACACTGGCCTGACAGGGAAGGTCAAAGAAGGAAGCAGTCGTGAGGACTGGGACACCAGGGAGCTCGTCGTTCCTCGGGGGGAACCACCGTGTCCTGCCCAGCAGGTCAGGACCGTGTCTCCTAAGTGGGAACAATTTCTTCCGCCACTTGGAAACAGCTCACATTTGGACACGGAGCCCCTGACCCCCCTGCAAAGAGGCCCCAGGCCAGCTCGAGCAGCACGGACTGAGCAGGGGACCCCCAGGACCCAGACCCCAAGGGAAGGCCTCTGCAGGACCCTTGGTGCCCTCCAGCTTCCTCAGGCTACACACACTCCCACGCCTGGGCCCAAGAGGCTCTGCGGAAAAAGCCCCGAGCAGTCAGGGGGCACAGGCCCTTGGGCAGAGGGTGGGGCCTTGGTCAAAGGGATGCAGGAGCCGCCTTCACTCCTGCGGCTGTGTGACCTCTTTAAAACCGGAGAGGACTTTGATGACCATCTGTGAATTGAAACTAATGTGTTACTAATGTAGACATATTTGTTAAGTGAGCCCTTCTCCACTTGATCTCTGTGCCACTGGAAACAGGGCTCCCCAAGTTGCTTTTAAATAGTAGGACTAAGGATGACTTATGGGAACTACCAAGAACCAACAATAAACATGACTATCAAACAGATCATCTCTCATCTCACCATCTCTGATTAAAGTGCTTATACCATTTAATTAAGATTGTTTACAAATATAACAGAATGGCTACAAAGcgattttcttactttaaaagcAGTTGACACATTGGGAAATGAGAGAATTACAGTAGTTGTGAAACAGGCAGTACTCAGTGAACAACATCAGTTCCCCTGTCAGCCCTTCTTTATTCCCAGATGTTTAGCCAAAGTCCTGAGCTGTCCTACCCTCTAGTAATCACTACAGCACAGCCTCATCCGCCCCAACAGAATGTTGGCTATACTCTAGCCAAATTCGGAGTATATCAGATTTCTAGCAGAAAATCAGTTACATGTcagggtactatagtcattttaaaaaaagcaaaaaagcagaAGGCCATTAGGCAAGGTCTATTCTGGACTGCTGGTGTAATCCTGCAGAGAGAGAGTGGGAATATGATGCAGTGTGGCCTCCGCGTCCTCCCCAGCAAGGAGTCTCTCACTCTGCCCCGGGGGGGCACCCCCGGCTGCAAGGAGCCAGGCACCCCCAGCTGCAAGGAGGCAGGCGCCCACAGGAAGCTGGTTGGAATTACCCCCTCGTGTCACTTGTTCTACTGCCCTAAATGGCTTTGTGCGTCCCCACCCCCCAGATTCTGGAAGaagaatgcagagaaactggCCCTTACAGAGGCACTGGGGTTCTATACTAGCTTAACACAACtatgagagaagaaaggggaCACAGAATGGGTGAGCAGACTTTGTCACAACGGTGGTGGGTGTTTTGAATACTGGATGGTGTCTAGGGCAGCCCCGATGTCATAATCCTTGGTCTGTAGGAGCCTGGTGAGCCAGCCGCCTTCATCAGAGAACCCCATGGATAGCATCTGGGAGAGGGACTCAATCAGCCGGGGGTCAGCTTCTGCCAGAGAGAGTAATGACAGCCATAAGGAAGAGTCACTGGGCCCCAAATGTGACCTGTTATGTGGCAGCATCCTGTCCAGCCAGCAAGTACCCAGGGCCTGCAGGGCCTGGCCCTTTTACAAGGTCTTAACCCTCACAGGGACCCTCCAAGGCAGGAACTGGCAACCTTTTTCTATACAAGgtcagagaataaatattttaagctgcTTTGCAGGCTATTTGtccctgtcacaactactcaactctgctgttacaagcataaaagcagccaaacaaaatgtaaacaaatgatcatggctgtgttccagtaaaacttacATTTATGAacacaaatttgaatttcatctaATTTTCCCATCTTGACTTTTTTCCAaccattataaaaatgaaaaaatcattCTTGGCCCATAGGGCATAGTTTGCCACTCCCTGCTTTAAGGCAGAGAAGATAAATACTGGTAGCCCAAGGGCTAAATTTGGCCCATAGAATGGATTTCCACTTGAATACTGTTTTAAAAGTCATTGCCATGTGACAGTGATGAACCAGAGCAGGGTGTGAGTGGCCTCTTTTATTCAGTGTGAGTTCTCCAGGCTGGCACACTCTCCACCCGATCCTACTGCTTCCACGCCACCTACTTTACACGGTGGCTTCCTGCCTGGCTCCTACCGGAGCCTTGGCTAGGACCCCTGCTCCAAGgtcagcactttccatgaggaaACAGTGAAGATGGACCCCGAGTCCACTTTTAGTAGGGCCAAAGCGAGCGCCACCACCACATCACATCTGCCTTCGTAATTCTGGGTCTGGATGTTAAGTTTTAGAAAGCTGAGCTTACTAAGGCTCAGTATAGACACAGAGGACAAAACCAACTCCCAATTTTCTCTTACGTCAACAGACAAGCCATGCAGTACAGAACATGATGTCTTTCTGTGTTGCTAAAAGCAAGTGATAGGATGCTCTGAACGGAAAAGatagaaatacaaaatacttgAAATCTCTTGCCTGGTGGCAAATGTGGGTACAATGCAGCTTCCTTCAGCCCTGTGGGTCCTTCCTGGGAAGGGTCCAGAGAGCTTGGCCCTTCAGATTCAGGCATCTGTAAAGACTGGAGTTCACCTGTAGATGGGTCCACCTCTTTTGAAGACAAATGAGTCCAGTCATCATCTCCTCCTGAACAGTTATCAGACTCCATCTGTTCCTGGAACAAAACCCCCCATGAGCACAAGGACAACAGGCCACCTGACCACAGCCTGGGAGAGTCAGGGCATGGAGGACTGGAAAGAGGCTTTTGCTTTACAAAGTTCTAGTGGAGGGTTCACAGAACAACTTAAATGCCACCGACACTCTGCAACAGAAATGGGTCCCTCTGGCTGTGTGAGTGCCAGGGAAGGGCTGTGCCTGGGGTGCTGGGATAAGCTCTGGGCGGCCACAACCTGGGGATGGCGTGGGAGGGTGCTTGCCTCAGGCTGACCCCCTGACTCCAGGGCGATCTTGTTCACTTGCTCCACCAGAGACTGTGCCATGCCCTCCACGTCCCCGTCTGGCTTGCTGGGGTTGGAACAGCAGCTGCTTGTCTGAGAGCTACACTTCTCCTCTGGGGTGGAGCTGCCTGGGGAGGTGGGTGTCAGGCGGCTTCTCTTTCCTCCATGTTCCACGTCAATATCGACTTCAATGCCTGGAAgccaaggagaaaacaaaaacttgattAATAGCTAGCATCCCAGGTGAGCTTCAGAGCCAGAAAGTCCATAAACAGACCTCCTTTTCCCCTAAACATGTAGGACAGCGGCTGCACagcaggcagggccaggcccTTGGAACAGGGTGAGAGCCAAATACCGCATGTGGCCAGTACCACCTGTGCCACAGTGGTGAGGACCACATAAAGCATCGCACTTGTGCGCAGGGGCCTAGTGCTGTGAAAAACATGCACACTGAACACACGAATTTTGTTTAGGCAGGCAGACAGCCCGTGCAAGCTCTGTGCAAGGCCCATGAGGCTGCAAGCACTGGCTGGTGTGTCTACCTCCAGTCTCTCACACTCTGGGGCACATGCTCactgaggggaagggaggggacaatCACCAGGGctatgtttttaattatttttaatttctcaaaggGCATGCCCATAGCTTAGAGTCAAACAATTCTAAAAGactatagaatggataaacaacaaggtcctactgtataacacatggaaccatattcaatatcctgtgataaaccataatggaaaagaatatgaaaaagaatatatatatgtattactgagtcactttgctgtacagcaaaaattaacacaacactgtaaatcaactacacttcaataaaatttttaaaaaagactacagTCTTCTATAGAAGATTCCCTGCCCCTCGCCACACAGCCTGGCCCACTCCCCAGAGACAGCTGTCAACCCAcaaatgctctttctttcttgactGCTCAAGTTTACTGCTTATTTTTTACTCTGGAAGATCAACACTTTACCACCCCTTCCCCTGTCCTTTCACAAACTCAAGTTTTGGTAAAAACAGCATTCAGTGTTTACATTAGTGCCACTACATAAATACTGTTCTTTGCTGGGCCAAGTACTGGCCTTATTTACTCTACAGTCTGTTTCTGTAGCAGTAACGATGTCCTCCTTTATCATTTGCTAACTTCCCCCTTATTCTCCCACAGCTTCTCTATAGTGTTTTCTACAACACAGGTTAAGTGTATCAGATACCGCATccgttctgtttttttccctgaagaccaCCCCTGGTGGGCATGGAGCTTCCAGCTCCAGCCTGGACAGGCAGCTCTCGGGGCCAGAGGCACAGCTACACCTTTCCTTCCATCCTGGCGACTCCTCTTGTCACTCTTTCATGTGTTGGGTACCATTTTCAAGCACCTCTTTCTTCATTCTGggcttatttcttcattttggcCAGAGAAAGGGAGTTCAAGCCCAGGTAAGATGATTAAGACCCTTGCATTCCTGACAACTTTGTTCTGCTCCCACACGATCATTTTAGTTGGGTACAGAATTCGAGGTTGAAAAACCATTTTAGATGAGCCTTTTGAAGTCACTTGTCTTCCAGCTCTTGCTGTGCTCCTTGAATTCCCAAGCTTTTATAGCAACCTGGAGAGTTTCCAGAGTCTCTGTCCCAAGGGTTCTGACACTTGACAATAACCTTTGGTGTGGGGTCTTTTTTTAGTCATTGTCCAAGGCATTTGGGGTCCCTTTCGATCCAGAGGTTAATGTCCTTAGTGCCAAGAGACTGTCTTGTATTCGTTGTTCATTCCGTCCCTACAGTAtgttctccttctggaattccttCATCCTATATTGGACCTCCAGGATTAATCCTCAAATTATCccgtcttttctctccttctgcctctaTTTGTTTTGCTTCTAGAATATTTCCTTGAGATGATCTTAAAATCTGAGACTTCTTTTGAAGttgtcttttttctattttttttttaatttccaagaacaTTCTTATTCTGTTCCTTTATGTTATCATTTTTATGGTATCCTGTTTTTCATGGATACAAATACTTTTTTGTATCTCACTGAGGATGTTACCATTCTCTTCCCTATTAAGTCCTTCCTCAAGTTCCTTCTTTCCCGTGCATGGAGGTTTTCCCCAAACTGTTGGTGATCCATAGCTGTCTGATCCTAACGAGGCACTAAGGAAAAGATGATGGGAAGCACTCTCCATGGGGCCAGGGCTGTCATTATCTTCCAACTGCAGGCTGACAGGGTGCCCAGCCAGGTACTGGGATCCTAGGTGGCAGAGCTGTCAGATGCTCCTCTGGTGCATTCAGCCTCTCCTGAGCAGGGACTCCCCAGCTTCTGCTGGACTCTCTCATTCATGATGCCCAGTTTCAGGCTGGTGCCTCACCCTGCCCTGTGTCCCTAGTGTCCCCACCTCTGAAGCTTCCCTGGGTCAAGTGCTCCAGCAATTAAATTAAACACCAGGTCTCCTGCAAGGGTTGGCAAGGGCCAGCATCTGGCTGACTGGGACTTTGAAGTCTCTACATGATCCTTAATAGGCGTCTTCAACCCCTCCCCTGGTTCCCTGGCCTTCTCTGGTCCCTGCACAGCCAGTCTTGCTTCTCAGTGGCATCTCTATGCAGGTGCATAGGTTTCTGATGCCTCCACTCCGTTGGTTACTGTTCTCCATCCACTTCCCATCTTCCAAAGTTTGATAACTTCATTTTATCTTGTCCtctattacttttttctcttgttctttatccatgatgctttatattttttcGTTTAATCCCTTCACTATTATTTTAGTGGAGTTTGAGGAGCAAGCAGAGATGAAAGCAGGCTTAGCTACTGGTACCCCATCTGCAAAATTTAAATTGTTCTTCTTCCATTTCCCCCACAGCTTTTCATTAGGAAAAGGTTCAAGCAGTCAGAAAAGCTGGAAGAACAGTACAATGAATACCCATATACTTTCTCACTTTTCTAAATGGGTGAATGATGTGACACTTCTGTAAATGGATCATTGAGATTTTTGAACTAGGGTTTCTCCAACTTAATGATAATCTGAGACTTCAGGGCTTACAAGACTGTACCAGTCTCTGCCATGCTGTCCCCAAAGCCTCTGTGTGGGGGCATTTATGGAAGACCCCATGACGAGGAAGGGCCCTGCTATTTTACATCCTAGGTGTCGGTGACTGTGACCTCCACCCTGGGCCTcacgatgttgctcagctggctCTCACAGCACCTACCAAAAAAAGGCCTCAGGTTTGCACTTTAAAGCCACCGACTCTCTGCACACATTGCCCTCTGGGAGGTGTCAGTGGTTACATCCCCTCTGGGCCCATGCTCTGGGAACAAATGGTCCCTTGTAGGCAGTTAGCAGAGTAAGTCATCCTGTTAGTTCCtcataagaaaggaaaatgccCATAACTCCAACAACAGAGTTTAACCCATTCCTCGAATGGCTCTTGTCAATGGAAAttactcaaaaattattttactggggcttccctggtggcgcagtggttgagagtccacctgccaatgcaggggacacgggttcatgccctggtccaggaggatcccacatgccgtggagcggctgggcccatgagccatggccgctgagcctgcgcctccggagcctgtgctccaaaacgggagaggccacggcagtgagaggcccgcgtaccgcaaaaaaaaaaaaaaaaaaatattttactgaaactTTTCTTGTACTGTAGGGTTCCAGGCTCCTCCCTAGTTAGTAGAAACCAACTCCATCCACTTCGAAAGATCTGAGAAGGCCTTAATCCTTATCCCAAAAGACCTCTGAGCACTTGTGTCCTGAGTGGGGAATCCAGGTCAAGTTCTGAAACACTTCACAAGCTCAGATGGGTCTCGGGATGGAGAGCAAGCGTGACGCAGAGTCTCCTGGGAAGCCTTCAGAACACACAGACCCCAGGCCCTACCCAAGACCCACTTACCGAATCAAGGGACCTGGGACTCCGCACTCTTTTAAAGTCCCCTGCCTGAACCTAGACTTGGTATTGTGACTTCCCAGGtcatctcattcattcttttagtgAAAAACTTTGTTCTTCAGAATAGTTTTAATAGTTTCCATACACCAAATTAtataccaaaaaaccaaaaaaaaaaaaaaaccccaacccttTGTTGGTGATTCTGATACTCAGCCAGAACCACTGTCCATTTACTATCTTCCAGAGAAAAACTTCCCATGGCCCCTAAGTAGCAACCCATTAGTTGGAATTTCTTAAAATTCTACTATGTCTTTCACTTATGTCTTAAGTGAGTGGCAGGGTTTAGGGATAACCTATCTCCCAATTATTTCATCACTACTCCACTGTTACCCTCCATAGAAAGCATTAAATATAGCAATTCTTTTTCCTCACTCTCTCAAGAACCTTTAACTCCAGTACAGAAACCATGTGTGAATTGAGCTATTTCATGTAGCAGCAATACCAAGATGTCACTGTTGCTTCAGAGCTACTTCAATGAGTGTGAACAGAAATGGTCTCAGTTTGGAAGCAATGGCAGTCATGCTCTGTGAGCCACAAGGTGGGTGGCAGGTGGGGTTGGGCACCCTCCTACAGCATTCTTTCAGACATGGACACAACTTTTGGACAGACCAGGTGGGCACTTTCTGCCACTGCAGTCACAAAGATGAGCTCTCTTCTAGTCCAAGATCATGGATTCATCATAATCACCTTCATCAACTGATTCTTGCTGCCAAAACACAGCAAGTGCTTTCTAAATTCTTGGAGCTTTTGGCCTCAGGCCGGGCACACTATGGAGGCTCATCCACCCAGACACCTACCCTGGGCCTGCGCACTGGGAACCTGGCAGCACACAGAGAACCTTCCTCCCTTACTCCTTTCTCTCCGGCACTGGCACAAGACCAGCACTCAGGAAGCACCAGGAAAGGTTGGGGGTTGCAAAAAGGGAGGAAAGGCAATATGGCATCTCAACTAACTACTCACCCAAGTCCTTGAAGAAACCCCAAGACTCACACTAGGAGAAATACAGACTGGTCTTCTCCCAAAGGACAAACAGGCAGAAAATGACAGGCCAGCCCTGCAACTGAGCCTGGGCACCCTCCCTAGTGGGATTACTCCAACCAAACGTTGGCTGATTCCACATTCCATGTGGAAAGCTCAAGAATCTGTCAGGGAATGCAACTTCAAGTGGCCTGTGGTGCAGCACTTGGCAAAGTTTGATATCTTTACTGGTCTCAAGCACACATCAGCTGCCGCTCCTCTGCAGTATCCCAAGTGAAAGCCACAAAACAGCCACCTACACACTGGTTACCAAAATGCTCTGCTGATATCAAAGGACGGACAAGGCAACCACTTACCCAGAGGGCTGAGGGCAGCTGCCACACTCTCCCCTACATTCTTGAGGAAATTCACACTGGGATCCTCCGATGGACCAGaagctttgattttaaaaaacaaaaacaaagatacacTTAATTCAAAGCATGTCTCTCAATGACTGATACCTGTTGCAGTCCTGTCACCTTCATCCCAGGAGCCCTCCCCCGGGGCCTTGTCCCAGCAGCCTACACTCCAgtgcttccctctctccctccctctctaggCCACCTC includes these proteins:
- the MRNIP gene encoding MRN complex-interacting protein, whose amino-acid sequence is MAPPQRVRVLRCSCCRLFQAHQVKKSLKWTCKACGEKQSFLRAYGEGSGADCRHHVQKLNLLQGQISEMSLRSLEESINADEEEDACPRQAVPASLQEKLQPSKNRWLKYLERDSKELQLEEGGMCFNRQPSSKREKPDPPFSTGLPRKRKWSQSTVQPPCSPNIQDSRNCEVTLKSLKDRSLHSAWSTGSLSDCSAWDLPWVSEELSPSFIQDHTGLTGKVKEGSSREDWDTRELVVPRGEPPCPAQQVRTVSPKWEQFLPPLGNSSHLDTEPLTPLQRGPRPARAARTEQGTPRTQTPREGLCRTLGALQLPQATHTPTPGPKRLCGKSPEQSGGTGPWAEGGALVKGMQEPPSLLRLCDLFKTGEDFDDHL